A window of Myxococcales bacterium contains these coding sequences:
- the xseB gene encoding exodeoxyribonuclease VII small subunit, translating into MTRKPSPPEEQEPKPEPAFEATMKRLSEIVAKLEKGDLPLEESLRLFEEGVRLSAHSQATLDAAQKRVEELLSVDDDGRTKRARFELRDDE; encoded by the coding sequence ATGACCCGCAAGCCTTCGCCTCCCGAGGAGCAAGAGCCAAAGCCCGAGCCGGCCTTCGAGGCCACGATGAAGCGCCTCTCCGAAATCGTCGCCAAGCTCGAGAAGGGAGATCTGCCCCTCGAGGAGTCGCTCCGCCTCTTCGAAGAGGGCGTTCGGCTCTCGGCGCACTCGCAAGCGACCCTCGACGCCGCGCAGAAACGGGTCGAAGAGCTCCTCTCGGTGGACGACGACGGGCGCACCAAGCGGGCTCGCTTCGAGCTCCGCGACGACGAGTGA
- a CDS encoding thrombospondin type 3 repeat-containing protein — protein MRSSGVFFGGRSHARTVRRSLRGAVLAAILCESVTAGAQSLPSFDARTLRPSADPQASLVYEPVTTPGAFQWNVGASLAYAHRSVVLSRGGEDAYVPVRNQLALDLTGGLGIGTRGFVGVAIPLALAQEGTSLPASVSSTSRVPTTALGDLTLLGKANVLDNRDGGLGLAALASFSLPTGNREAFMGEGSATASARALASYSFILAELSASLGYKVRTERRTWPEARVGGTTFGDEIPYTLSLTLRPSVLRLDPGGRQRWEVSIHGALPAGPVAPFGAGDAASTPVSPIMLALSDRIELGHMRDTYVVGGVDLGLNDAVGVPAFRGVVQLGWAPRSHDEDQDGVPDDVDQCRQIPEDRDGFEDDDGCPEIDDDDDGIVDKEDACPRVAGVESRDPRRNGCPVADRDGDGVPDDVDRCPSLRGVRSDDPARNGCPLVDSDSDGIPDEADRCPDAPEDRDGFEDDDGCPDPDNDRDGVLDTVDMCPLVAGVTKANAKRNGCPKVDVDNDTFDDEDGDACPDKPETWNGVSDDDGCPDEGKRALVTFDPAAKSLKLSAVVAFSGEGARVSLDPKSLAIARAVASELLAHPTWSLAIGAKPVGTDKETAAEVSLARAFALQAAIAAFVPRDGAVETVAWEAVAARPSGDPNLSFLLMDSSRPSPPVLPRPAPAPKK, from the coding sequence ATGCGCTCTTCCGGGGTCTTCTTCGGCGGTCGGTCTCACGCGCGGACGGTACGGCGCTCCCTCCGGGGCGCCGTTCTCGCCGCGATCCTGTGCGAGAGTGTCACCGCCGGAGCGCAGTCGTTGCCTTCGTTCGACGCCCGCACGCTGCGTCCGTCGGCCGACCCGCAGGCCTCGCTCGTCTACGAGCCCGTGACGACTCCGGGGGCGTTTCAGTGGAACGTGGGCGCCTCGCTCGCCTACGCACACCGTTCGGTCGTTCTCTCGCGCGGGGGCGAGGACGCCTACGTGCCCGTCCGAAATCAGCTCGCGCTCGATCTGACCGGAGGTCTCGGCATCGGCACGCGCGGCTTCGTCGGCGTGGCCATCCCGCTCGCGCTCGCGCAGGAGGGCACCTCTCTCCCCGCGAGCGTGTCGTCGACCTCACGTGTCCCCACGACCGCGCTCGGTGACCTCACCCTCCTCGGGAAGGCGAACGTCCTCGACAACCGCGACGGGGGCCTCGGGCTTGCGGCGCTCGCCTCGTTCTCGCTGCCGACAGGCAACCGCGAGGCCTTCATGGGCGAGGGCTCGGCCACGGCGTCCGCGCGCGCGCTGGCGAGCTACTCGTTCATCCTCGCCGAGCTCTCGGCGAGCCTCGGATACAAAGTGCGCACCGAGCGCCGCACGTGGCCCGAAGCGCGTGTCGGAGGCACGACGTTCGGTGACGAGATCCCCTACACCCTGAGCCTCACCCTCCGGCCGAGCGTCCTCAGGCTCGACCCGGGCGGGCGTCAGCGGTGGGAGGTGTCGATCCACGGGGCGCTTCCCGCGGGCCCCGTCGCCCCCTTCGGCGCGGGTGACGCCGCGAGCACACCGGTCTCACCGATCATGCTCGCCCTCTCGGACCGCATCGAGCTCGGGCACATGCGCGACACCTACGTCGTCGGCGGTGTCGACCTCGGCCTCAACGACGCGGTGGGCGTGCCCGCGTTCCGGGGCGTCGTACAGCTCGGTTGGGCTCCACGCTCCCACGACGAGGACCAAGACGGCGTCCCCGACGACGTCGACCAGTGCCGCCAAATTCCCGAGGATCGCGACGGTTTCGAGGACGACGACGGTTGCCCCGAGATCGACGACGACGACGACGGGATCGTCGACAAAGAGGACGCCTGCCCACGGGTCGCGGGCGTGGAGAGCCGTGACCCGCGGCGAAACGGCTGCCCCGTGGCCGACCGCGACGGCGACGGTGTCCCGGACGACGTCGATCGCTGCCCGAGCCTCCGCGGCGTTCGCAGCGACGATCCTGCGCGAAACGGCTGCCCTCTCGTCGACAGCGACAGCGACGGGATCCCCGACGAGGCCGATCGTTGCCCCGACGCGCCCGAGGATCGTGACGGCTTCGAGGACGACGACGGCTGCCCCGATCCCGACAACGACCGCGACGGCGTGCTCGACACGGTCGACATGTGCCCGCTCGTGGCCGGGGTCACGAAGGCGAACGCGAAGCGAAACGGTTGCCCGAAGGTCGACGTCGACAACGACACGTTCGACGACGAGGACGGCGACGCGTGCCCCGACAAGCCCGAGACCTGGAACGGCGTCTCCGACGACGACGGCTGCCCCGACGAGGGCAAACGCGCGCTCGTCACCTTCGATCCCGCCGCCAAGTCGCTCAAGCTGAGCGCCGTCGTCGCCTTCTCGGGAGAGGGCGCACGTGTGTCGCTCGACCCGAAGAGCCTCGCCATAGCGCGCGCCGTCGCGTCCGAGCTCCTCGCCCACCCGACGTGGTCGCTCGCCATCGGCGCGAAGCCGGTGGGCACCGACAAGGAGACCGCCGCCGAGGTGTCGCTCGCTCGAGCCTTTGCACTCCAGGCCGCCATCGCGGCGTTCGTCCCGCGCGACGGCGCCGTCGAGACCGTGGCCTGGGAGGCCGTGGCGGCGCGCCCCTCGGGAGACCCTAACCTATCGTTTTTGCTCATGGATTCGAGCCGCCCAAGCCCGCCCGTTTTGCCTCGTCCGGCCCCGGCCCCGAAGAAGTGA
- a CDS encoding HEAT repeat domain-containing protein, with amino-acid sequence MLGTRTTRPIGAAALLVTALGVLCGPTAAAQPRATPPEPNAASTNSPQNLRGRFGMEVLQRLMRSSSQEDRLRAIRRAAEQGTPEAIALVASSAESNPLIRNDPKALLEAARALAPHAKEDGPRTALVSIVNVPTSAVRLPQDDNDPFARFDLARSTAALALAKSGAGPAVEALLAAIRVQGVGTEPATRALAAAPPTTLRGLGSATSLSPALLTAVDRTDDLRAADVLLLALGGTDPKAKAVALVALAQKGDVRATEPARKLVKDPSPSLRIAATRALVALATKDAAPSVLALFGDEGTATVAVELSPLVENDEVVKALAARASSHPIPARRTEALLALSRGTSPAAAKALGALVLDKSIESEVAHALGRSRSAHVDPWIIAMLRSPEVKRLGARAYVLRVLRGAPRLDEGDRALAALARDTSPANRAAGVFGLVATGAEGPTRFLADNDPSVRAAAAMGARPRLDDALRERMLRLAIQERDDAARSALFGALDRGDVLGIVPTPLLVDRAESASPEAALAAFALARRTEEEPSDKVRALLESRSASIRAHALLGLAESGARNVSGRLATAYAYEPDESQRRTLVRALAGRSVDASAKVRLDTLALAESLDPSPEVRFLASRARLGVATPAARGEADEIAWLRVTGPDGKPPSERGYAGALFTSEGRVVPVAFDPDGYALVPAIPPGPTRLFLAPRFPKDLP; translated from the coding sequence GTGCTCGGCACGCGAACGACCCGTCCCATCGGCGCCGCAGCGCTCCTCGTCACGGCGCTTGGCGTCTTGTGCGGTCCCACGGCCGCGGCACAGCCCCGGGCGACGCCACCGGAGCCCAACGCCGCGTCGACGAACAGCCCCCAGAACCTTCGAGGCCGGTTCGGCATGGAGGTGCTCCAGCGCCTCATGCGCTCCAGCTCGCAAGAAGACCGCCTTCGTGCGATCCGGCGCGCGGCCGAACAAGGCACACCCGAGGCCATCGCGCTCGTGGCGTCGAGCGCCGAGTCGAACCCCCTCATTCGAAACGATCCGAAGGCGCTCCTCGAGGCAGCGCGCGCCCTCGCGCCTCACGCCAAAGAAGACGGACCGCGGACCGCGCTCGTGAGCATCGTCAACGTCCCGACGAGCGCCGTTCGCCTCCCCCAAGACGACAACGACCCGTTCGCCCGCTTCGACCTCGCGCGGTCGACGGCCGCCCTCGCGCTCGCGAAATCCGGGGCCGGGCCGGCGGTCGAGGCGCTCCTCGCGGCCATTCGGGTGCAGGGCGTCGGGACCGAGCCTGCCACGCGAGCGCTCGCTGCGGCCCCCCCGACGACCCTCCGAGGGCTGGGCTCGGCCACGTCGCTCTCCCCCGCCCTGCTCACGGCGGTCGATCGCACCGACGACCTCCGCGCCGCCGACGTGCTCCTCCTCGCGCTCGGAGGCACGGATCCGAAAGCGAAGGCGGTCGCCCTCGTCGCGCTCGCGCAAAAAGGGGACGTTCGGGCCACGGAGCCCGCGAGGAAGCTCGTCAAGGATCCCAGCCCATCGCTACGGATCGCAGCCACCCGAGCGCTCGTCGCGCTCGCGACGAAAGACGCGGCCCCGAGCGTGCTCGCGCTCTTCGGAGACGAGGGCACGGCCACGGTCGCCGTGGAGCTCTCCCCGCTGGTCGAGAACGACGAGGTCGTGAAGGCTCTCGCGGCGCGCGCGAGCTCTCACCCAATCCCGGCGCGCCGCACCGAGGCGCTGCTCGCGCTCTCGCGTGGCACCTCCCCTGCCGCCGCCAAGGCGCTCGGCGCGCTCGTCCTCGACAAGTCGATCGAGAGCGAGGTCGCGCATGCGCTCGGTCGCTCCCGGAGCGCCCACGTCGACCCGTGGATCATCGCGATGCTCCGCTCCCCCGAGGTGAAGCGGCTCGGCGCTCGCGCGTACGTGCTCCGTGTGCTCCGCGGCGCGCCACGGCTCGACGAGGGAGACAGGGCGCTCGCGGCGCTCGCGCGTGACACGTCCCCTGCGAACCGCGCCGCCGGCGTCTTCGGCCTCGTCGCCACGGGCGCCGAAGGGCCGACGCGATTCCTCGCCGACAACGACCCATCGGTGAGAGCCGCGGCCGCCATGGGCGCACGCCCACGACTCGACGACGCCCTTCGAGAGCGCATGTTGCGGCTCGCCATCCAAGAGCGCGACGACGCGGCTCGCTCCGCGCTCTTCGGCGCCCTCGACCGCGGCGACGTGCTGGGTATCGTCCCCACGCCGTTGCTGGTCGATCGCGCCGAGTCGGCGTCTCCCGAGGCCGCGCTCGCGGCGTTCGCCCTCGCGAGGCGCACGGAGGAGGAACCGTCCGACAAGGTGCGCGCGCTCCTCGAGTCGCGCTCGGCCTCGATTCGCGCGCACGCGCTGCTCGGGCTCGCCGAGAGCGGCGCCCGAAACGTGTCCGGTCGGCTCGCCACGGCCTACGCGTACGAGCCGGACGAGAGCCAGCGACGGACGCTCGTGCGAGCCCTCGCAGGTCGCTCCGTCGACGCGTCCGCCAAGGTTCGGCTCGACACGCTCGCTCTGGCGGAGAGCCTCGATCCGAGCCCCGAGGTGCGTTTTCTGGCGAGCCGCGCCCGGCTCGGCGTCGCTACCCCTGCGGCGCGCGGCGAAGCCGACGAGATCGCGTGGCTCCGCGTGACCGGCCCCGACGGCAAACCTCCGTCCGAACGAGGGTACGCCGGAGCGCTCTTCACCTCCGAGGGTCGCGTGGTACCCGTCGCGTTCGATCCCGACGGCTACGCGCTCGTCCCCGCCATCCCCCCCGGGCCGACACGGCTCTTCCTCGCGCCTCGCTTTCCGAAAGACCTCCCATGA
- the holA gene encoding DNA polymerase III subunit delta — translation MTPDAAIAAAKRGELLPVYGVVGEERWFRERVIRALREAALGGGLADFNEDKLTAGDATVDRVLSAVRTVPMMAPRRFVIVRQVDRWEEKDAADDAGFPTDPLAEYAKAPVPSTCLVLVADKLDGRRKLASTLKKGGVVVECAKIERRALPARIADVAKAKGHDIAIDTCELLGELVGSDLSTLDDAVERLSLYVGPGARIDDDAVAECIHRVRADDSWALVDAIGQRNLARALAVLADAYEPRDRGLPLLGAIAWSVRQLARFQAALESGDREDEAARKAGVFQPFRARELAQKAKAIKPREVERWLVVLGETDLALKGSRRPPDAILEDMLMSLCKPAGRARA, via the coding sequence ATGACCCCCGACGCCGCGATCGCGGCGGCCAAGCGCGGCGAGCTGCTCCCCGTCTATGGTGTCGTCGGCGAAGAGCGGTGGTTCCGTGAGCGCGTGATTCGCGCGCTCCGCGAAGCCGCGCTCGGGGGGGGCCTCGCCGACTTCAACGAGGACAAGCTCACGGCCGGCGACGCGACCGTCGACCGGGTGCTCTCCGCCGTGCGCACCGTGCCCATGATGGCGCCTCGGCGCTTCGTCATCGTTCGTCAAGTCGACCGGTGGGAAGAGAAGGACGCGGCCGACGACGCCGGTTTTCCGACCGATCCGCTCGCCGAGTACGCCAAAGCGCCCGTGCCTTCGACGTGCCTCGTGCTCGTCGCCGACAAGCTCGACGGCCGCCGAAAGCTCGCGAGCACCCTGAAAAAGGGGGGAGTGGTCGTCGAATGCGCCAAGATCGAGCGGCGCGCGCTCCCCGCGCGGATCGCGGACGTCGCGAAGGCGAAGGGGCACGACATTGCCATCGACACGTGCGAGCTCCTCGGCGAGCTCGTCGGCTCCGACCTGTCCACGCTCGACGACGCGGTCGAGCGCCTCTCGCTCTACGTGGGGCCCGGAGCGCGCATCGACGACGACGCCGTCGCCGAGTGCATCCACCGAGTCCGAGCCGACGACTCGTGGGCCCTCGTCGACGCCATCGGGCAGCGAAACCTCGCCCGCGCGCTCGCCGTCCTCGCGGACGCCTACGAGCCACGGGATCGTGGCCTCCCGCTCCTCGGCGCGATCGCGTGGTCCGTTCGGCAGCTCGCGAGGTTCCAGGCCGCGCTCGAGTCCGGGGACCGCGAAGACGAAGCGGCGCGAAAGGCAGGCGTGTTTCAGCCGTTCCGTGCGCGAGAGCTCGCCCAGAAGGCGAAGGCCATCAAACCGAGGGAGGTCGAGCGGTGGCTCGTCGTGCTCGGGGAGACCGACCTCGCGTTGAAGGGATCGCGACGTCCCCCGGACGCGATCCTCGAGGACATGCTCATGAGCCTCTGCAAGCCTGCGGGCCGCGCGCGTGCGTGA
- the ribA gene encoding GTP cyclohydrolase II, whose protein sequence is MHVSHERVIRPRTEWQAMAELPTRHGTFKAHVFRGPRGEEHVALVFGDVTKGEAIPVRVHSECITSEVFGSLKCDCKEQLDAAMAEVAARGHGAILYLRQEGRGIGLTNKIRAYALQQCGHDTVDANRLLGLPDDAREYDCAQDMLEFLDVRSVLLLTNNPAKVTALRTLGVDVVSREGVVVTPNRFSMSYLEAKRLRMDHFLPDRAVRAVNDAE, encoded by the coding sequence ATGCACGTCTCCCACGAACGGGTGATCCGGCCTCGAACCGAGTGGCAAGCGATGGCGGAGCTGCCTACGCGCCACGGCACCTTCAAGGCCCACGTCTTCCGTGGACCGCGCGGCGAAGAGCACGTGGCGCTCGTCTTCGGCGATGTCACCAAGGGTGAGGCCATTCCCGTACGCGTGCACTCCGAGTGCATCACGAGCGAGGTCTTCGGGTCGCTCAAATGCGACTGCAAGGAGCAGCTCGACGCCGCGATGGCCGAGGTGGCCGCGCGAGGGCACGGCGCCATCCTGTACCTTCGCCAAGAGGGCCGGGGCATCGGCCTGACGAACAAAATCCGAGCGTATGCGCTCCAGCAATGCGGCCACGACACGGTCGACGCGAACCGCCTCCTCGGCCTCCCCGACGACGCCCGCGAGTACGACTGCGCCCAGGACATGCTCGAGTTCCTCGACGTGCGAAGCGTGCTCTTGCTCACCAACAACCCCGCCAAGGTCACCGCGTTGCGCACCCTCGGGGTCGATGTAGTCTCGCGCGAGGGGGTCGTCGTCACACCGAACCGCTTCTCGATGAGCTACCTCGAAGCCAAGCGCCTTCGGATGGACCACTTCCTCCCCGACCGCGCGGTCCGGGCCGTGAACGACGCCGAGTAG
- a CDS encoding TonB-dependent receptor, translated as MVTSKWRDSSPVRRALFALVLASGLATPSAALADARAEARAHFKAGMAAIAAKSYEKGIAELEAAYAILPHPNVLFNIARAHAEAGHTEKAVEAYRKYLEGDPPDRDEVQKVLLPLEARLAQEKAQTEPPPPPTPTPKPEAPCPDPKEPASPPKPEPPKPEPKKPPPPKVTEPVVAARTEDVFEETVVTASRGKQSPLDAPNSTAVITEQDIRLSGITKIPELLRRLAGVDIMQVTGGQTEVSIRGFNQRLSNKVLVLVDGRSVYVDLLGATFWQALSIGVEDIDRIEVVRGPGSALYGADAFNGVVNILTKRPGQGKNGVSGGFGSQSTAHGSLWASGQNKGFGWRAAAGYDYLPRWSREVPNGRADVRLGVSDQVESARTVRIDLRGNQKLGKDTNVYLGGGLVQGNLEVLGIGALNDLMLPNLVSTDLTGGLTSKYVDVRTFWNRFRTDSVLNVAYEGQSLLPSRAEQNIVDNEAQVKAGFDVADGVRNELRAGGSYRFKDVDWTFLDRQRTEHHFGMFFHDELSFGKRVTVVGDMRLDYVPYLARFVPSPRGAILVHPTKRSTLRATVATAFRKPTFLESYLRLPVNLPVAGGTSITEGVRSEDPNFKVGPERIFNAELGYRTEDSDKVVVDVSAYYNRVSNLMQLSGARPITVGDIASGARAFDPQAGQFPLLIGGFSNQCQLYDTVGGELSVRTFPVEGLDLYGSYTLNVASQDESGCSAQDRIAQVITTDARTSVHKLNAGVQVRTKVGIDGSVDFHLVGPQTWAEQVTNASAQRIEYQQFDLPAYTLLNARVGYRFMEDRAELAVAGFNLVGVQHRQHPFGQLLDRRVMGLATFRF; from the coding sequence ATGGTGACCTCGAAGTGGCGCGATTCGTCCCCCGTACGCCGCGCGCTCTTCGCGCTCGTCCTCGCGTCGGGGCTCGCCACGCCGAGCGCCGCCCTCGCCGACGCGCGAGCCGAGGCGCGTGCACACTTCAAGGCCGGCATGGCCGCCATCGCGGCCAAGAGCTACGAAAAGGGCATCGCCGAGCTCGAGGCGGCCTACGCGATCTTGCCCCACCCGAACGTCCTCTTCAACATCGCGCGGGCGCACGCCGAGGCCGGCCACACCGAGAAGGCCGTCGAAGCGTACCGAAAGTACCTCGAAGGGGACCCGCCCGATCGCGACGAGGTCCAGAAGGTCCTTCTCCCGCTCGAAGCGCGCCTCGCGCAAGAGAAGGCGCAGACCGAGCCTCCGCCCCCACCCACGCCGACTCCGAAGCCCGAGGCCCCGTGCCCCGACCCGAAGGAGCCCGCGAGCCCGCCGAAGCCCGAGCCGCCGAAGCCCGAGCCGAAGAAGCCACCGCCGCCGAAGGTGACCGAGCCGGTCGTCGCCGCGCGCACCGAGGACGTCTTCGAAGAGACCGTCGTCACCGCGTCGCGCGGAAAGCAGAGCCCGCTCGACGCGCCCAACTCCACGGCCGTCATCACCGAACAGGACATTCGCCTCTCGGGCATCACCAAGATCCCCGAGCTCCTGCGCCGCCTCGCGGGCGTCGACATCATGCAGGTGACCGGCGGTCAAACCGAGGTCAGCATCCGCGGGTTCAACCAGCGCCTCTCGAACAAGGTGCTCGTGCTCGTCGATGGCCGCAGCGTCTACGTCGATCTGCTCGGCGCGACGTTCTGGCAGGCGCTGTCGATCGGCGTCGAGGACATCGATCGCATCGAGGTCGTGCGTGGTCCGGGCTCCGCGCTCTACGGCGCCGACGCCTTCAACGGGGTGGTCAACATCCTCACGAAGCGCCCGGGGCAGGGAAAAAATGGCGTTTCGGGCGGGTTCGGCTCCCAGAGCACCGCCCACGGGAGCCTCTGGGCGTCGGGCCAGAACAAGGGCTTCGGCTGGCGCGCCGCGGCCGGGTACGACTATCTCCCACGTTGGTCCCGCGAGGTCCCGAACGGCCGCGCCGACGTGCGCCTCGGGGTGTCGGATCAGGTCGAGTCCGCGCGCACGGTCCGCATCGACCTGCGCGGCAACCAGAAGCTCGGAAAGGACACGAACGTCTACCTCGGGGGTGGCCTCGTCCAGGGCAACCTCGAGGTGCTCGGCATCGGCGCGCTCAACGACCTCATGCTGCCGAACCTGGTCTCGACCGATCTGACGGGAGGGCTCACGTCGAAGTACGTCGACGTTCGCACGTTCTGGAACCGGTTCCGGACCGACAGCGTGCTGAACGTGGCCTACGAGGGCCAATCGCTCCTCCCTTCCCGCGCCGAGCAGAACATCGTCGACAACGAGGCCCAGGTGAAGGCCGGCTTCGACGTGGCCGACGGCGTCCGCAACGAGCTCCGCGCCGGCGGCAGCTACCGCTTCAAGGACGTCGACTGGACGTTCCTCGATCGGCAGCGCACCGAGCACCACTTCGGCATGTTCTTCCACGACGAGCTCTCGTTCGGGAAGCGAGTGACCGTGGTCGGCGACATGCGCCTCGACTACGTCCCCTACCTCGCGAGGTTCGTGCCTTCGCCCCGCGGCGCGATCCTCGTTCACCCCACGAAGCGCTCCACCCTCCGCGCCACCGTGGCGACGGCCTTCCGCAAGCCCACGTTCCTCGAGTCGTACCTGCGCCTACCCGTGAACCTGCCGGTCGCGGGCGGCACGTCGATCACCGAGGGCGTGCGCTCGGAGGACCCGAATTTCAAGGTCGGTCCCGAGCGCATCTTCAACGCGGAGCTCGGCTACCGCACCGAGGACTCGGACAAGGTCGTGGTCGACGTGTCGGCCTACTACAACCGCGTCTCGAACCTGATGCAGCTCTCGGGCGCGCGGCCCATCACCGTGGGCGACATCGCGTCCGGCGCGCGCGCGTTCGACCCGCAAGCGGGGCAGTTCCCGCTGCTCATCGGCGGCTTCTCGAACCAGTGCCAGCTCTACGACACGGTCGGAGGAGAGCTGTCGGTCCGCACGTTCCCGGTCGAGGGGCTCGATCTCTACGGGAGCTACACGCTCAACGTCGCGAGCCAAGACGAGAGCGGCTGCAGCGCCCAGGATCGTATCGCGCAGGTCATCACGACCGACGCGCGCACCAGCGTGCACAAGCTGAACGCCGGCGTTCAAGTGCGTACGAAGGTCGGCATCGACGGGTCGGTCGACTTCCACCTCGTCGGACCGCAGACGTGGGCCGAGCAGGTCACGAACGCCTCGGCGCAGCGCATCGAGTACCAACAGTTCGATCTCCCCGCGTACACGCTCCTCAACGCGCGCGTCGGCTACCGGTTCATGGAGGACCGCGCCGAGCTCGCCGTCGCTGGCTTCAACCTCGTCGGCGTGCAGCACCGGCAACACCCCTTCGGCCAGCTCCTCGACCGCCGCGTCATGGGGCTCGCGACCTTCCGCTTCTGA
- a CDS encoding protein kinase has protein sequence MSDRSGATRSDAVDPLIGRTINDRFTITRLIARGGMGKVYLAEQAPLGRLCAIKVLNPSYNGSAEPEFHRRFFLEASVTSKLSHPNTVTIFDYGVTDDEYYFMAMEYLEGQTLHQAIRKDGLLPEARAVNIVSQICRGLREAHAIGVIHRDLKPANIFLVRHGDEPDFVKILDFGLVKNVLDKAEDQITQTGLFMGSPKYMAPEQIHGAAVDARTDVYSLGVVLCEMLTGRVPFDRATSVSILMAHVSEAPPALTDLNPDALVSVEVEDIVRRCLAKNPADRYASMDDLLMALRVAAGVSMTGQISAFPVGRGSYPGRAGASGSQPVVLRSGPLALAPGSSGGILVNGSGSVPVHVTGQVEVHGPSASPSAQSQTPMSLTHDDMPRGIGRSKKPSYTLPIALTLAAVVGGLGGLLAYKVSTAPPKVAAGPIETAKPLPSQPVETPAVSAPVPSAKPDDRQALLHVESVPPGASVRRDGVELCRATPCDVLLTGSDAAPDRVLSLVLQKANFKPFPVDAKVADGKVVAKLVYAGGGGGAPKEAPPTPSGYKGAY, from the coding sequence ATGTCGGATCGTTCTGGCGCAACCCGATCGGACGCCGTCGATCCTTTGATAGGGCGGACGATCAACGACCGCTTCACCATCACGAGGCTCATCGCTCGGGGTGGCATGGGGAAGGTGTACCTCGCGGAGCAGGCGCCGCTCGGCCGCTTGTGCGCGATCAAGGTGCTGAACCCGAGCTACAACGGGAGCGCCGAGCCCGAGTTCCACCGGCGGTTTTTCCTCGAGGCGAGCGTCACGTCGAAGCTCTCTCACCCCAACACCGTCACCATCTTCGACTACGGCGTCACCGACGACGAGTACTACTTCATGGCGATGGAGTACCTGGAGGGGCAGACGCTCCACCAGGCCATCCGGAAGGACGGCCTCCTGCCCGAGGCGAGGGCCGTCAACATCGTGAGCCAGATCTGCCGGGGCCTCCGTGAGGCGCACGCGATCGGTGTCATCCACCGCGATCTGAAGCCCGCGAACATCTTCCTCGTGCGCCACGGCGACGAGCCCGATTTCGTCAAGATCCTCGACTTCGGCTTGGTGAAGAACGTCCTCGACAAGGCCGAGGATCAGATCACCCAGACCGGCCTCTTCATGGGCTCGCCGAAGTACATGGCGCCCGAGCAAATCCACGGGGCCGCGGTCGATGCACGCACCGACGTGTACTCGCTGGGCGTGGTGCTCTGCGAGATGCTCACGGGCCGTGTCCCGTTCGACCGCGCGACGAGCGTGAGCATCCTCATGGCTCACGTGAGCGAGGCTCCCCCGGCCCTCACGGACTTGAACCCCGACGCGTTGGTCTCGGTCGAGGTCGAGGACATCGTGCGTCGGTGCCTCGCGAAGAACCCCGCCGACCGCTACGCGAGCATGGACGATCTCCTCATGGCCCTCCGCGTCGCCGCCGGGGTGAGCATGACGGGGCAAATCTCGGCGTTCCCCGTCGGGCGTGGGAGCTACCCGGGGAGGGCGGGGGCGAGCGGGTCGCAGCCCGTGGTCTTGCGGTCCGGTCCGCTCGCGTTGGCGCCGGGTTCGAGCGGCGGCATCCTCGTGAACGGGAGCGGCAGCGTCCCCGTGCACGTCACGGGTCAGGTCGAGGTGCACGGGCCGTCGGCGAGCCCGAGCGCTCAGAGCCAGACCCCGATGTCGCTCACGCACGACGACATGCCTCGAGGCATCGGTCGATCGAAGAAGCCGAGCTACACCCTCCCGATCGCGCTCACGCTCGCCGCCGTCGTGGGCGGTCTCGGCGGTCTCTTGGCGTACAAGGTGTCGACGGCGCCCCCGAAGGTCGCCGCGGGTCCCATCGAGACGGCGAAGCCGCTCCCGAGCCAGCCCGTCGAGACCCCGGCGGTGAGCGCGCCCGTCCCCTCGGCCAAACCCGACGACCGCCAAGCGCTCTTGCACGTCGAGTCCGTGCCGCCGGGCGCGAGCGTTCGCCGCGACGGTGTCGAGCTCTGTCGGGCGACGCCGTGCGACGTCTTGCTGACGGGGTCCGACGCGGCTCCGGATCGTGTGCTCTCGTTGGTCCTCCAGAAAGCCAACTTCAAGCCGTTCCCGGTCGACGCGAAGGTCGCCGACGGCAAGGTGGTCGCGAAGCTCGTGTACGCGGGTGGCGGCGGCGGCGCACCGAAAGAGGCCCCCCCCACGCCGAGCGGGTACAAGGGCGCGTACTGA